The genomic DNA TCTCGGTTTTGCACCTTCTTTCTCCGTTTCGTGATTTCGATTAAGTCCTCACTTATTTTTATACAATGGTGAACCATTCCCTTCAACTTTCATAATGTAAAATAGAATGTTCATTAGGAGGAGTGCCTATGCAACAAAACTATTTCGAGAATGTGAAAAATTGGGCTCATCATTTAAAAGAGCATTGGAAAGAGATACGTTCTTCCATTCCTGCTGAACAAAGAATATTCATTGAAGAAAAATTGCAACAATTCGAGCGACAACTACATGAACAAACATTTGAGAAAGACGAAATATTGTATGAAAGAGCTATGAATCTATATGATTCTTTTCGTTTATTTTACCACCATTCTTATGTGCCGATCGGTCAGCACCGTCTTCCTCCTCTGCCATACGCCTATGATGCACTTGAACCTTATATTTCCGAAAAAATTATGAAGCTCCATCATTTAAAACACCATCAAAGTTATGTTGATGGATTAAATAAAGCAGAAATCGAAATGGCCAAAGCGAGAAAAACAGGGGATTATTCACTAATTAAACATTGGGAGCGAGAAGCAGCTTTTCATGGTGCGGGGCATTATTTGCATACCATTTTTTGGTCCATCATGAGTCCAAATGGCGGCGGCAAACCAAAAGGCCCATTAAAAGCAATGATCGAAAAATCTTTTGGAAGCTTTGACATGATGAAAAAGCATTTTTCTGAAGCAGCCAAAGCAGTAGAAGGAGTTGGCTGGGCCATCTTAGTTTGGTCGCCTCGCTCACATCGGTTAGAAATTTTACAGGCAGAAAAGCATCAAAATTTAAGCCAATGGGATGTTATCCCTTTACTCGTCCTTGATGTATGGGAGCATGCTTATTATTTACAATATGAAAATGACCGAGGTAAATATATCGAAAACTGGTGGAAAATTATCAATTGGAGAGAAGTTGAAAGACGATTTCATGAAGCTCAAAAAGTGAAATGGCAGCCTTTTTAATATCGTACCGTCATACAAATATTTTTCAAGTGCTTAAAAAAAGCTCGAATGTCAAAAACTTAAAAATCCAACCCCAAAAAACTAGTATTAAAGCCGCTTCACAAAAAAGCGGCTTTCCTAATTACTTTATTGAAATATTTTTAAAATACCTAAA from Bacillus alveayuensis includes the following:
- a CDS encoding Fe-Mn family superoxide dismutase (product_source=KO:K04564; cath_funfam=1.10.287.990; cog=COG0605; ko=KO:K04564; pfam=PF00081,PF02777; superfamily=46609,47095,54719) → MQQNYFENVKNWAHHLKEHWKEIRSSIPAEQRIFIEEKLQQFERQLHEQTFEKDEILYERAMNLYDSFRLFYHHSYVPIGQHRLPPLPYAYDALEPYISEKIMKLHHLKHHQSYVDGLNKAEIEMAKARKTGDYSLIKHWEREAAFHGAGHYLHTIFWSIMSPNGGGKPKGPLKAMIEKSFGSFDMMKKHFSEAAKAVEGVGWAILVWSPRSHRLEILQAEKHQNLSQWDVIPLLVLDVWEHAYYLQYENDRGKYIENWWKIINWREVERRFHEAQKVKWQPF